Proteins from a single region of Ziziphus jujuba cultivar Dongzao chromosome 1, ASM3175591v1:
- the LOC107425787 gene encoding uncharacterized protein LOC107425787, which yields MAAQPPISYASSPYVIDTQTYDFANLVFLNVATQAPIRLTPVNFFTRKAQWDAILYGYALTSYVDSSLPCPSSSSNLAYLFWTHQDQLIFRSLFASLSHDLASMVASAKTSRTRSITVYMVNIKAATEELALLNEPLKVEEVKIYVLNGLNSDLKEISAALRSRDTEISFKDLHERLLEYEAYIHKFEPHTPEDAPMIAYVANTPNGPHPFTRHPQKKSGSKFHSIRHFSSSSTPSEGYRGR from the exons aTGGCTGCCCAACCACCCATCTCGTATGCCTCTTCCCCTTATGTTATTGATACTCAAACCTATGATTTTGCTAATTTAGTCTTCCTCAATGTTGCTACACAGGCACCTATTCGGCTCACACCAGTGAATTTCTTCACAAGGAAAGCCCAATGGGATGCTATCCTTTATGGCTATGCTCTTACAAGTTATGTTGACAGTTCTCTACCTtgtccatcttcatcttcaaaCTTGGCTTATTTGTTTTGGACACATCAAGATCAACTTATTTTCAGATCTCTTTTTGCTTCCTTATCACATGACCTTGCATCAATGGTGGCCTCAGCTAAAACATCCC GTACACGGAGCATCACAGTATATATGGTTAATATTAAGGCAGCTACTGAAGAGTTAGCCTTACTGAATGAACCCCTTAAAGTTGAAGAGGTAAAAATTTATGTCCTTAATGGTTTAAATTCTGATCTAAAAGAGATTTCTGCTGCCTTGAGATCAAGAGATACTGAAATCTCATTTAAAGATCTTCATGAACGGTTGCTGGAATATGAAGCCTACATTCATAAATTTGAGCCTCACACTCCCGAAGATGCTCCCATGATTGCTTATGTTGCTAATACACCTAATGGACCTCACCCCTTCACACGTCATCCTCAAAAAAAGTCTGGTTCAAAATTTCATTCCATTCGTcatttttcctcttcttctacTCCTTCTGAAGGCTACCGTGGACGCTAG